The following coding sequences are from one Rhodopirellula islandica window:
- a CDS encoding glycerophosphodiester phosphodiesterase, with amino-acid sequence MNRLPMFRCVLMCQLLASLMLGWNCHAEDTDQLPLILAHRGGAHEYEENTMEGFQACYERGIRGFETDIRMTKDGVLVLLHDDSLDRTHDASGPVEEMLASELNSVRTKKGQSFLLLEDFLQYFQDKPGVYLELEMKTKNKALYPDARVSEYCQKLHALAKQYKPAGSDYLFTSFDERPLVTMRQLDADWPTAIIASQPLSDEFIERAKRLQATHIACRITGTSRDMVKKAQELGYKINGWPGHRVEDYYLAIGLGLDVACTDIPTVIQKTKESLPTETNP; translated from the coding sequence ATGAATCGACTTCCCATGTTCCGTTGTGTTTTGATGTGCCAACTGCTCGCCAGCCTGATGTTGGGTTGGAACTGTCACGCCGAGGACACGGATCAGTTGCCGTTGATCCTGGCCCATCGCGGCGGCGCCCATGAGTACGAAGAAAACACCATGGAGGGCTTCCAAGCTTGTTACGAACGAGGCATTCGCGGATTCGAAACGGACATCCGCATGACCAAGGATGGCGTGTTGGTTCTGTTGCACGACGACAGCCTCGACCGAACTCATGATGCCAGCGGCCCCGTTGAAGAAATGCTGGCGTCTGAACTGAACAGCGTGCGAACCAAGAAGGGGCAATCGTTTCTGTTGCTTGAGGATTTTCTGCAGTACTTCCAGGACAAACCAGGCGTGTACTTGGAACTGGAGATGAAGACCAAGAACAAGGCGTTGTACCCCGACGCACGGGTCTCGGAGTATTGCCAGAAGCTGCATGCTTTGGCCAAGCAGTACAAACCGGCAGGGTCAGACTATCTCTTCACCTCCTTTGACGAGCGTCCCTTGGTCACGATGCGGCAACTCGATGCCGATTGGCCGACTGCAATCATCGCCAGTCAACCGCTTTCCGACGAATTCATCGAGCGAGCCAAACGACTGCAAGCAACGCACATCGCCTGCCGGATCACCGGCACCTCACGTGACATGGTGAAGAAGGCTCAAGAACTGGGCTACAAAATCAATGGCTGGCCCGGTCACCGAGTCGAGGATTACTACCTCGCCATCGGCTTGGGACTCGACGTCGCCTGCACCGACATCCCAACTGTGATCCAGAAAACGAAAGAATCCCTGCCAACGGAAACGAACCCGTAG
- a CDS encoding SdrD B-like domain-containing protein — MKFFRSKERRPASSFILRRLEDRILFDAAVDGGVTPDQYDPSAAQAAVDTNASYVEDAASVSNDLSTNQNADAAADESDESTRELILVDTSVQDYVVIVDDLLANENGSRTFEIALLSTDGDGVQQITDILTTRQDLDAIHLITHGEDAALQVGDTWLTADNLDAYAGDIASWGNALTSQGDILIYGCDLADSAEGQQLADSIAALTGGDVAASNDDTGSTDHDADWELEYHHGNVETSVAVSDALQQSYRGILAVGPVVSVGADQEVMIGQEFSFDVTFDNTGTTAGYGPFIDLVFPANGADGAAGTEAPDGIAFSNATYLGQQLTVTKITFPPSGVVEHPYAVDAAGDPLLVTGTPGDQLVVVELPFGSVTQDQPEVTVQINASVSELADMGTPLKIQARSGFRFGDSPVGGVASILSDTDSDVTDPDNAGTSWSEQLAITPTLMSLRTEYVGPENETATGPNHQRQYRAIADIAAGQIITSLDIIDSLPDNIVVTGIDSVVVGGQTLTGADYTDNLASLTGPGANEELVVTISDDYDTLGGGVVGTTSTSDVEVTFSFYVAEMDAVGDEVIGPTGEDDTIANPDSRSINDARAIGDWTPIDTRDAASANNAVADASGSEHILDDKAIAIQKTVAIATDTGAAGATPGDTLEYTLTFQISGYFTFGNIVITDTFQDGQEFDFTYGATFDIIDSQGHVTGNFTVREITDPDGGERLVVDRTQIDRTDDDGPDAVPGTADDEDGVTPDGTDGSTTLVFDVSGMMQDADGSEDGILQGGLSFNDDDSDIRTAATGVIRFRTVIQEDYADTFESGDRSVDQGDAITNSTLEITGEVRENVEENGGTGDITKVLHEEQDNSSASIDIQRGTLAKEVYAINGDTTLVNGPDGLPQLVAGDRVTYRITYTLPSSDFEDLVLTDFLPLPIFVAGDHNADGTTGDVWTFDADNDFDAVSGTIEVGANDTFFDDSGITPTLTVNSSNGLEIEIGNYDDPSSSSRTIELYLTVTAQDTPTADGLHLTNIVRVEEGTTQQTPTIIDRIVQIEVTQPVLNVTKGVIDADSANETYSGPVGPAGVTFEAAGTAAGGSPFTGTINSANFATQGIQADITGGVDAGDVVRYAIVVENTGSSHSGAFDVAIRDVLPAGMNYVAGSLQVVDGTGAAVAYTGSDLDLFTTGIELTDPSPTQGAIEGYDANHGKNVIVLIYDLQATVAVSPGETLPNTASVTNFAGQESGANHIPDGITVTADVTTDAVIGTKTLVGTEIVSGANGQYAAVIGELVNYEITFTIPEGTTENVTIVDTLDSGLRFVGQTGVTTNNLTIENPITPTVSLDGRRVTWDLGDLTDTDISDNADGTITISYQAVVANTSGNQYGTRLDNTAGFNSEDSQLTSVTPAQDVNVVEPAVTISNSVEVGGIASQTTGDAGDPVEYTVELTNTSTVDAFDLNFASELPTVSDGSSAILGAAFTINDTAGLLDASDFELIGDDATGYTLQLKPGTDFDMLQSQAGRKVTLSVTGTIAHTVTPNQSLVNRPEVSWTSLDGDVGNRSTESTVDTGERDGTPSGSNTHDYLASNAATITINAPAFNKSLFSTNETETSGSDVTIGEQATFALLVSLPEGNSSGIVVTDLMPDGLKYVGYTLVTDAASSGGLMVADYDGTLNSPTVAGGAGAGDDVTFTFDAINTTVDNDGTNNSFLILVETVVVDVDTNVGTAAGANQTQLSNTATIDALDDGVGTNIVTSNAAIVDVAEPNINIVKDIVDSDANAGDTMTIQLAVSNTGLGDAYDVVVDDILNGSHYDLSSVSVGVAGNEYPADFTANYNSMTGEIEYSGGTILAGDRVTFEVTATLLNTVQPDAVLMNTAQVRQATTLQGDVVGERNDTDADSDSVHIREHSLSGFVYFDADNDGVKDAGETGIENVEVRIQGTDHLGQDVDITIQTDADGSYFFGDLRPGTYSITQTQPLFADNGKAYLDGKDTLGAPSLVGSDDSLNDTFTNLVLPLSSEVDGTHFNFGELEEVELSGFVYHDADNDGVQDAGEVGIGGVTITLDGVDDNGVIASQTIVTNADGSYAFDGLRPGTYTLTQTPVAGNAPSGRPYMDGKETDGNHGNGDTSVNEVISSIDLVAGNTGTNYNFAEVVESTVSGYVYHDTENDGSRAGNTGLGGVTVTLTGTDDLGNTVNLTTTTSSAPGTLGYYEFTGLRPSDGTGYVITQSTPAGYLDGKDSVGSQGGTLNNDAITSIIVSDTAGTENNFGEILPSSLAGMVFNDKDHDGVLNNDDEAIESVTITLTGVDDLGNVVHRTTQTQADGTYRFDNLRPADASGYTLTEIQPANFNDGVHSDGSLANGDTTVTNVIGSVNLNQDQDGTGYNFAERGVGIEGTVFLDANRDGILDGGETGRLVGITIELYAADGTTLLDTTTTAADGTYLFADRKSDTYIVRQVQPSQYTSSSANERTINVPLAGMSGVDFGEQLWEIGDTVYFDQDGDGIQDAGEPGIGNVGVTLTYAGADNTFGSADDTTQFTTTDANGAYSFTDQFNGDYRISIADASLPGGLSGTAEIDDVNVLVDGTSHVTVLDGHRNDVDFGYASTGSIGDSVWLDINGDGIRQGQERGLADVTVDLQFAGLDGIFGNDDDFTIETTTDANGVYSFDHLPVGDYRVEIDTNDADLPADLVASPGVDSIAGVAEVTLADGETRSDIDFGFAGSLVIGDRVYIDHNADGGGFDSSDGDRGIAGATVSLDIDYDGDGTFDHTLITATDADGQYQFNTLIAGDYRVRVDSSTLGDNIATTSTYDLDAVHDDQTLVTLTPGNDNDTADFGYPGIVDYAVTNISSLTDAAQGGDTFTYEVTVTNLGERDGTGVVVVDQFPMDILDANGMAHDQPGDATWDFANGTLTWNVGDLDVGQTETLTVTVQVRQIPLDPLADQIITTATVTDDTLNGPEITVSNNTDSTLDELIVFTFDSFTNEGNWANDNPRDDLPQGWWHAPGDPTERQLRPVPVDPIFSGLAEPGTTLSIRIYDESGRLIGDRQVVADTGGNWLATFPGSVIWKHPHRMEIEQVASIENANQDAGFNLRRYFHPANHSSLMMTERLTVSGVMRETAYETLEVIHIAHNDPLQLGCKAHRYQLNTASTNVSSK; from the coding sequence ATGAAGTTTTTTCGTTCGAAGGAACGCCGCCCCGCGTCCTCGTTCATTTTGCGTCGTCTGGAAGACCGCATTCTTTTTGACGCCGCCGTTGACGGTGGAGTCACCCCCGACCAGTACGACCCATCGGCTGCCCAAGCTGCAGTGGATACCAATGCAAGTTATGTCGAGGACGCTGCGTCAGTGTCGAACGACTTGTCCACCAATCAGAACGCGGACGCAGCGGCCGACGAGTCGGACGAATCCACACGTGAGTTGATCCTGGTCGATACCAGCGTGCAGGACTACGTCGTGATTGTTGACGATCTGTTGGCGAACGAAAACGGTTCCCGCACCTTTGAAATCGCGTTGCTCAGCACGGATGGCGATGGCGTCCAACAGATCACCGACATTCTGACAACGCGACAGGACCTCGATGCAATCCACTTGATCACGCATGGCGAAGACGCCGCGCTGCAGGTTGGCGACACTTGGCTGACGGCTGACAACCTCGACGCTTACGCAGGCGACATCGCTTCCTGGGGAAACGCGTTGACCTCGCAAGGTGACATTCTAATTTACGGATGTGATTTGGCGGACTCCGCTGAGGGGCAACAACTTGCCGATTCCATCGCGGCCCTGACCGGCGGCGACGTCGCTGCGAGCAACGACGACACGGGGTCCACTGACCACGATGCTGATTGGGAACTGGAATACCACCACGGCAATGTTGAAACCAGCGTGGCTGTTTCCGATGCATTGCAACAGTCCTACCGAGGCATTCTGGCGGTTGGTCCCGTCGTGTCGGTCGGTGCCGATCAAGAGGTGATGATCGGTCAAGAATTTTCCTTTGACGTGACTTTTGACAACACGGGCACGACCGCCGGATACGGTCCTTTCATTGATCTGGTCTTCCCTGCCAACGGCGCGGATGGCGCGGCGGGAACGGAGGCTCCCGATGGCATTGCATTCTCAAATGCAACGTACCTGGGACAACAATTGACGGTGACCAAGATCACGTTCCCGCCAAGCGGCGTGGTGGAACACCCGTACGCCGTTGATGCCGCGGGGGATCCGTTGTTGGTGACGGGGACACCCGGCGATCAACTGGTCGTCGTTGAATTGCCGTTCGGCAGTGTCACTCAAGACCAGCCAGAAGTCACGGTCCAGATCAATGCGTCGGTCAGTGAACTGGCTGACATGGGAACGCCTCTGAAAATCCAAGCACGTAGCGGTTTCCGGTTCGGTGACAGCCCTGTTGGAGGCGTTGCTTCGATTCTCAGTGACACGGATTCGGATGTCACTGACCCAGACAATGCGGGAACCAGCTGGTCAGAACAGCTGGCGATCACCCCGACGTTGATGTCGTTACGGACCGAGTACGTGGGTCCTGAGAATGAAACAGCGACCGGCCCCAACCACCAACGCCAATACCGTGCCATCGCAGACATTGCCGCCGGCCAAATCATCACGTCGTTGGACATCATCGATTCCCTGCCCGACAACATCGTCGTGACGGGCATCGACTCCGTCGTGGTCGGTGGCCAGACGCTCACGGGAGCCGACTACACGGACAATTTGGCTTCGCTGACCGGACCGGGTGCGAACGAGGAATTGGTGGTCACGATTAGCGACGACTACGACACCTTGGGTGGCGGAGTGGTTGGTACGACCAGCACCAGCGATGTGGAGGTGACGTTCAGTTTCTATGTCGCTGAGATGGACGCCGTTGGGGACGAAGTGATTGGCCCGACGGGGGAAGACGACACCATTGCGAACCCTGACAGTCGATCGATCAACGATGCGCGAGCGATCGGTGACTGGACTCCAATCGACACCCGCGACGCTGCCTCGGCAAACAATGCGGTCGCCGACGCGTCAGGAAGCGAACATATCCTGGATGACAAGGCCATCGCGATTCAGAAAACGGTCGCCATTGCGACCGACACGGGAGCAGCGGGAGCGACCCCTGGTGACACGCTGGAGTACACCCTGACGTTCCAGATCAGCGGCTACTTCACGTTCGGCAACATCGTCATCACCGACACATTCCAAGACGGGCAGGAATTCGATTTCACGTATGGTGCAACATTCGACATCATCGACAGCCAAGGCCACGTGACGGGCAATTTCACCGTTCGTGAAATCACGGATCCCGATGGCGGTGAACGTTTGGTGGTGGATCGGACACAGATCGATCGCACGGACGACGACGGGCCTGACGCGGTTCCGGGAACGGCTGATGATGAAGACGGAGTCACCCCTGATGGCACCGATGGTTCGACCACGTTGGTGTTCGATGTTTCGGGAATGATGCAAGACGCCGATGGAAGCGAAGACGGCATTTTGCAAGGCGGTCTCTCGTTCAACGATGACGACAGCGACATCCGCACGGCAGCGACCGGCGTGATCCGGTTTCGCACGGTGATCCAAGAGGATTACGCCGACACGTTTGAGTCGGGTGACCGGAGCGTCGATCAAGGCGACGCGATCACCAACAGCACGCTGGAGATCACCGGTGAGGTTCGCGAAAACGTAGAGGAAAACGGTGGCACCGGTGACATCACCAAAGTTCTGCACGAAGAACAAGACAACTCGTCGGCCAGCATCGACATTCAGCGTGGAACTTTGGCAAAAGAAGTCTATGCGATCAATGGCGACACCACCCTGGTCAACGGCCCCGATGGGCTGCCGCAATTGGTGGCAGGCGACCGGGTGACCTACCGAATCACCTACACCTTGCCGTCAAGCGATTTCGAAGACCTCGTGCTGACGGACTTCTTGCCACTGCCCATCTTCGTTGCCGGAGACCACAACGCCGACGGCACCACCGGCGATGTGTGGACCTTCGATGCCGACAATGACTTTGATGCGGTTTCCGGAACCATCGAAGTCGGAGCCAACGACACGTTCTTTGATGATTCCGGAATCACTCCGACGTTGACAGTCAATTCCAGCAACGGCTTGGAAATCGAAATTGGCAACTATGATGATCCTAGCAGTTCCTCCAGGACGATCGAACTGTACCTGACCGTCACGGCTCAAGACACGCCGACGGCGGATGGTTTGCACCTCACCAACATTGTTCGCGTGGAAGAAGGTACCACCCAGCAGACGCCGACGATCATTGATCGCATCGTGCAAATCGAAGTCACGCAGCCGGTGTTGAATGTCACCAAGGGAGTCATCGACGCGGATTCGGCCAACGAGACGTACTCGGGGCCAGTCGGTCCTGCTGGCGTCACATTCGAAGCGGCGGGAACGGCAGCGGGTGGATCACCATTCACAGGCACGATCAACTCCGCCAATTTTGCCACTCAAGGGATTCAAGCGGACATCACCGGTGGTGTCGACGCGGGCGACGTTGTCCGCTACGCCATCGTGGTTGAAAACACCGGTTCCAGTCACAGTGGAGCGTTTGATGTTGCCATTCGAGATGTGTTGCCAGCCGGGATGAACTACGTGGCGGGCAGCTTGCAAGTTGTCGATGGTACCGGAGCAGCGGTTGCCTACACGGGCAGCGATCTCGACCTGTTCACCACCGGCATTGAACTGACTGATCCAAGTCCGACCCAAGGTGCGATCGAAGGCTACGACGCGAACCATGGCAAGAACGTGATCGTGTTGATCTATGACTTGCAAGCCACCGTCGCAGTGAGCCCCGGCGAGACGTTGCCAAACACGGCGAGCGTCACCAATTTTGCGGGCCAGGAATCCGGTGCGAACCACATTCCGGATGGCATCACCGTCACCGCTGATGTGACGACCGACGCCGTCATTGGCACGAAGACACTCGTTGGCACCGAAATCGTGTCGGGCGCCAACGGTCAATATGCCGCAGTCATTGGCGAGCTGGTCAACTACGAAATCACCTTCACCATTCCCGAAGGCACCACCGAGAACGTGACCATCGTCGACACGCTCGACAGCGGTCTCCGATTCGTTGGGCAAACCGGCGTCACCACGAACAACTTGACGATCGAAAACCCGATCACGCCCACCGTCAGCCTGGATGGTCGGCGCGTCACATGGGACCTGGGGGATCTAACCGACACGGACATCAGTGACAACGCCGACGGCACCATCACGATTTCGTATCAAGCGGTGGTCGCCAACACTTCCGGAAACCAATATGGCACGCGACTTGACAACACCGCCGGTTTCAACAGCGAGGATAGCCAACTCACGTCTGTCACTCCTGCCCAGGATGTGAACGTGGTGGAACCGGCCGTGACGATCAGCAACTCAGTTGAAGTGGGAGGCATCGCGAGCCAGACGACTGGTGATGCTGGGGACCCGGTGGAGTACACCGTGGAACTGACCAACACCAGCACCGTCGACGCGTTTGACTTGAACTTTGCGAGTGAACTGCCCACGGTTTCCGATGGTTCATCTGCCATCCTGGGTGCGGCCTTCACGATCAACGACACCGCTGGCCTGCTCGACGCCAGTGACTTTGAACTCATCGGAGACGACGCGACCGGTTACACGTTGCAACTGAAGCCAGGCACCGATTTTGACATGTTGCAATCACAGGCCGGACGCAAAGTCACCTTGAGTGTAACCGGCACGATCGCTCACACCGTCACACCGAATCAATCACTCGTCAATCGCCCTGAGGTGAGCTGGACCAGCCTGGACGGAGACGTCGGCAATCGCTCGACGGAATCGACTGTGGACACCGGTGAGCGTGACGGCACCCCCTCAGGCAGCAACACCCACGACTATCTCGCCAGCAACGCTGCCACCATCACGATCAATGCTCCGGCTTTCAACAAGTCACTGTTCTCGACCAATGAAACAGAAACGTCAGGCAGTGACGTCACCATTGGGGAACAGGCCACGTTCGCCTTGCTGGTTTCTTTGCCAGAAGGGAACTCTTCCGGCATCGTCGTCACCGATTTGATGCCCGATGGGCTGAAATATGTCGGCTACACGTTGGTCACCGACGCGGCCTCTTCGGGCGGACTGATGGTGGCGGACTATGACGGCACACTCAATTCACCCACGGTCGCGGGGGGCGCCGGAGCAGGTGACGATGTCACGTTCACGTTTGACGCGATCAACACGACTGTTGACAACGATGGCACCAACAACTCGTTCTTGATCTTGGTCGAAACGGTCGTGGTGGATGTCGATACCAACGTCGGCACTGCCGCAGGTGCCAACCAAACCCAATTGTCCAACACCGCCACGATTGACGCTCTTGATGATGGTGTGGGGACCAACATCGTGACTTCCAACGCGGCCATCGTCGATGTGGCCGAACCCAATATCAACATCGTCAAGGACATCGTTGATAGTGATGCCAACGCCGGCGACACCATGACGATCCAGTTGGCCGTGTCCAACACAGGGCTCGGCGATGCCTATGATGTGGTGGTCGATGACATTCTCAACGGCAGCCACTACGACCTCAGCAGTGTTTCCGTGGGAGTGGCGGGCAATGAGTACCCAGCCGACTTCACCGCAAATTACAACTCGATGACCGGGGAAATCGAGTACTCCGGCGGAACCATCCTCGCTGGTGACCGTGTGACCTTTGAGGTGACCGCGACGTTGCTCAACACAGTCCAACCGGACGCCGTGCTGATGAACACGGCTCAGGTCAGGCAAGCCACCACGCTTCAGGGTGATGTTGTTGGTGAGCGAAACGACACCGATGCCGACAGCGACTCGGTTCATATTCGCGAACACAGCCTCTCCGGGTTCGTCTACTTCGATGCTGACAATGACGGTGTCAAAGACGCAGGGGAAACTGGGATCGAAAACGTGGAGGTTCGGATTCAAGGCACAGACCATCTTGGTCAGGATGTGGACATCACGATCCAAACCGATGCCGACGGTTCATACTTCTTTGGCGATCTTCGTCCTGGAACTTACTCGATCACGCAGACACAACCCTTGTTCGCTGACAATGGCAAGGCATACCTCGACGGCAAGGACACGCTCGGTGCACCAAGCTTGGTTGGCAGTGACGATTCGTTGAACGATACCTTCACGAATCTGGTATTGCCTCTGTCGAGTGAAGTCGATGGAACCCATTTCAACTTTGGCGAATTGGAAGAAGTCGAACTCAGCGGTTTCGTCTATCACGATGCTGACAACGATGGTGTCCAAGATGCGGGCGAAGTGGGCATCGGCGGTGTCACCATCACGCTGGACGGCGTAGACGACAACGGCGTGATCGCTTCGCAAACGATTGTTACCAACGCGGACGGTTCCTATGCCTTCGACGGACTGCGTCCCGGCACGTACACGCTGACGCAAACGCCGGTGGCAGGCAACGCACCGTCGGGACGTCCGTACATGGACGGCAAAGAGACCGATGGCAACCACGGCAATGGTGATACATCGGTCAACGAAGTCATTTCGTCGATCGACTTGGTCGCTGGCAACACTGGTACAAACTACAATTTCGCCGAAGTCGTCGAGTCGACTGTTTCGGGCTACGTCTATCACGACACCGAAAACGACGGCAGTCGGGCTGGCAACACCGGATTGGGCGGAGTCACGGTCACGTTGACCGGAACCGATGACCTGGGCAACACGGTGAACTTGACGACCACAACCTCTTCGGCGCCGGGGACACTGGGGTACTACGAGTTCACTGGCCTGCGTCCCAGTGATGGTACAGGGTATGTGATCACACAAAGCACGCCAGCTGGTTACCTCGACGGCAAAGACTCCGTCGGTAGTCAAGGCGGGACGCTGAACAACGACGCCATCACCAGCATCATCGTGTCCGATACCGCGGGAACGGAGAACAACTTTGGTGAAATCCTACCGTCTAGCCTCGCTGGGATGGTCTTCAACGACAAAGACCACGATGGCGTGTTGAACAATGACGACGAAGCCATTGAATCGGTGACGATCACGCTGACAGGGGTCGATGATCTCGGAAACGTGGTCCATCGAACCACGCAAACTCAGGCGGATGGAACTTACCGGTTCGACAACCTACGCCCCGCTGACGCATCGGGGTACACGCTGACGGAAATCCAGCCAGCGAACTTCAACGATGGTGTTCATTCGGATGGCTCTTTGGCCAATGGTGATACCACCGTCACCAATGTGATTGGCAGTGTCAATCTGAATCAAGATCAGGACGGCACCGGTTACAACTTTGCCGAACGGGGCGTCGGAATCGAGGGCACCGTGTTTTTGGACGCCAACCGGGACGGCATTCTCGACGGAGGCGAAACTGGTCGCTTGGTAGGCATCACGATCGAACTTTATGCGGCCGACGGAACCACGCTGTTGGATACGACGACGACCGCCGCGGATGGAACCTACCTGTTTGCCGATCGGAAATCAGACACCTACATCGTTCGCCAAGTTCAACCGTCACAGTACACGAGCTCGTCTGCCAATGAACGGACCATCAACGTTCCATTGGCGGGAATGTCAGGCGTGGATTTCGGGGAACAGCTGTGGGAGATCGGTGACACGGTTTACTTCGATCAAGACGGCGACGGTATCCAAGACGCCGGCGAACCCGGCATCGGCAACGTTGGCGTGACCTTGACGTACGCGGGAGCGGACAACACGTTTGGATCCGCGGACGATACCACGCAATTCACCACCACCGATGCCAACGGAGCGTATTCCTTCACCGACCAGTTCAACGGCGATTATCGGATCAGCATCGCCGACGCGTCGCTACCCGGTGGACTTTCGGGGACCGCGGAAATCGATGACGTGAATGTCCTCGTTGATGGCACGTCGCACGTCACTGTCCTGGACGGGCACCGCAACGACGTTGACTTTGGATACGCGAGCACCGGTTCGATTGGAGATTCCGTGTGGTTGGACATCAACGGAGACGGCATTCGACAAGGTCAAGAACGCGGGCTCGCCGATGTCACCGTTGACCTGCAATTTGCGGGTTTGGATGGGATCTTTGGCAACGACGATGACTTCACGATCGAAACCACCACCGACGCAAATGGCGTGTATTCGTTCGATCACTTGCCGGTGGGTGATTACCGCGTCGAAATCGACACCAATGATGCGGACCTGCCCGCTGATCTGGTCGCCAGTCCTGGAGTGGATTCCATCGCGGGCGTCGCGGAAGTCACGCTTGCGGATGGTGAAACCCGGTCCGACATTGACTTTGGGTTCGCCGGTTCGCTCGTCATTGGTGACCGCGTCTACATCGACCACAACGCCGACGGAGGCGGTTTTGACAGCAGCGATGGTGACCGGGGAATCGCAGGTGCCACGGTTTCGCTCGACATCGACTACGACGGAGACGGGACGTTTGACCACACACTGATCACCGCGACCGACGCGGACGGCCAATATCAGTTCAACACACTCATTGCCGGTGATTATCGAGTGCGAGTGGACTCGTCAACACTCGGTGACAACATCGCAACGACCAGCACATACGATCTGGATGCGGTCCACGACGATCAAACGTTGGTCACGCTGACACCCGGCAACGACAACGACACGGCCGATTTTGGATATCCTGGAATCGTTGACTATGCGGTTACAAACATCTCTTCGCTAACGGATGCGGCGCAGGGGGGTGACACCTTCACTTATGAAGTCACTGTCACGAACCTCGGCGAGCGTGACGGCACCGGTGTCGTGGTGGTGGATCAGTTCCCGATGGACATCCTGGACGCAAACGGCATGGCCCATGATCAACCGGGCGACGCCACTTGGGATTTCGCAAATGGCACTTTGACTTGGAACGTGGGGGACCTTGACGTTGGCCAAACCGAAACGCTCACGGTCACCGTGCAGGTGCGTCAAATTCCTCTCGATCCACTTGCCGATCAGATCATCACGACCGCTACCGTCACTGATGACACGCTGAACGGTCCGGAAATCACGGTGTCCAACAACACCGATTCAACTCTTGATGAGCTGATCGTCTTTACGTTTGATTCCTTTACCAACGAAGGCAATTGGGCCAACGACAATCCACGTGACGATCTGCCACAGGGGTGGTGGCACGCCCCGGGAGATCCGACCGAACGACAACTGCGCCCCGTCCCGGTCGATCCAATCTTCAGTGGGTTGGCCGAGCCAGGTACAACGCTCAGCATTCGGATCTATGACGAGAGCGGACGCTTGATCGGAGACCGCCAAGTGGTCGCAGACACCGGTGGAAACTGGTTGGCAACGTTCCCAGGCAGTGTGATTTGGAAGCACCCACATCGCATGGAAATTGAACAGGTCGCTTCCATCGAGAACGCGAACCAGGATGCTGGGTTCAACCTGCGTCGATACTTCCATCCGGCCAACCACTCGTCTCTGATGATGACCGAGCGGTTGACTGTTAGCGGCGTGATGCGAGAGACGGCATATGAAACACTCGAAGTGATACATATCGCACACAACGATCCATTGCAGCTTGGTTGCAAAGCGCATCGTTATCAATTGAACACGGCATCCACCAACGTGTCATCAAAGTAG